In one Staphylococcus lutrae genomic region, the following are encoded:
- the aroA gene encoding 3-phosphoshikimate 1-carboxyvinyltransferase: MQTIDLNGPLRGEVKVPGDKSMTHRAIMLSALATGRSIIRQPLLGEDCLRTVEIFKLLGVDILIEEDQMIVTSPGYQAFKTPHQTLYTGNSGTTTRLLAGLLGGLGIQSVLSGDASIGKRPMNRILHPLQQMNVKISAVDENYTPLIIEPSQVTGLTYDMPVASAQVKSAILFAGLFAKTCTVINEKALSRNHTETMFEHYGIPIQTTRLTTTLPSHGIQHIQATDFDVPGDISSAAFLIVAALMTPGSDITIHNVGMNPTRDGIIEIVEQMGGHITISEKQDGAEPTATIRVQYSPNLKGVEIGGSLIPRCIDELPVIALLCTQATGSSIIKDAEELKVKETNRIDTTANELGKLGFKLHPTDDGLIIEPSHINQIQPVDSHTDHRIGMMLAIASLLTHKAIPIHRFESVNVSFPGFLSLLKQLENEG; the protein is encoded by the coding sequence ATGCAAACAATTGATTTAAATGGACCATTACGTGGTGAAGTCAAGGTTCCCGGTGATAAATCAATGACACACCGTGCAATCATGTTGTCCGCTTTAGCAACAGGTCGCTCTATTATACGACAACCTTTGCTCGGAGAAGATTGTTTACGCACAGTTGAAATATTTAAACTGTTAGGCGTCGACATTTTAATCGAAGAGGATCAAATGATTGTCACTTCACCTGGTTATCAAGCGTTCAAAACGCCGCATCAAACGCTGTATACAGGGAATTCAGGAACAACAACCCGTTTATTGGCTGGACTACTTGGTGGTTTAGGGATTCAAAGTGTGCTCTCCGGAGATGCATCAATCGGCAAACGCCCAATGAATCGCATTTTACATCCCCTTCAACAAATGAACGTTAAAATTTCAGCTGTCGATGAAAATTACACACCGCTGATTATCGAACCTAGTCAAGTCACAGGGCTGACTTATGATATGCCCGTAGCAAGTGCACAAGTTAAAAGCGCAATTTTATTTGCCGGCTTGTTTGCTAAAACGTGTACGGTCATTAATGAAAAGGCGTTATCTCGAAACCATACAGAAACGATGTTTGAACATTATGGTATCCCGATACAAACCACTCGATTAACGACAACACTTCCTAGTCATGGCATTCAACATATTCAAGCGACCGATTTTGATGTACCTGGTGATATTTCTTCAGCCGCATTTTTGATTGTTGCAGCTTTAATGACACCTGGCAGTGATATCACTATTCATAACGTTGGTATGAATCCAACGAGAGATGGTATCATTGAAATTGTCGAGCAAATGGGGGGGCATATTACAATTTCAGAGAAGCAAGATGGGGCTGAACCTACTGCGACGATCCGTGTACAATATTCACCCAACTTAAAAGGGGTAGAAATAGGGGGATCGCTTATTCCAAGATGTATTGATGAACTGCCTGTCATTGCGTTACTCTGTACACAAGCTACAGGTTCAAGTATCATTAAAGACGCCGAAGAATTAAAGGTAAAAGAAACGAACCGAATTGATACAACTGCCAATGAATTGGGCAAACTGGGTTTCAAATTACATCCAACTGATGACGGGCTTATAATTGAACCCTCTCATATCAACCAAATTCAACCTGTAGACAGTCACACCGATCATCGTATTGGCATGATGTTAGCGATTGCTTCACTATTAACTCATAAAGCCATCCCAATTCATCGATTTGAAAGTGTCAACGTATCGTTCCCAGGTTTCTTATCGCTATTAAAACAATTAGAAAATGAGGGATAG
- the aroB gene encoding 3-dehydroquinate synthase: MRLTTTYPNHNYPIIIEKDAFEQLADFTSSYQQTFVFVDEKVYAKWQNKIDSFVNAHQSVCFQIPAGEQVKYMSHYEEYVEALLAHQPTRNTCIIAVGGGATGDFVGFLAATLLRGVDFIQVPTTILAHDSSIGGKVGINTQHGKNLIGAFHRPKAVLYDLAFLDSLPFSEVLSGFGEVYKHALLQSEAAVRELESVYSDAAQLQQLHEIDRFLISGIQTKLQIVINDENERGQRQYLNLGHTFGHAIEYAHQMAHGHAVMIGIAFQFIVANHLLQTHYQVSHVLSYFKSLGYHLDVIEKFEFEPLLDLMLQDKKNDAHGIRMVLLQSIGEPCVQHVDIPLLKQALHELKELYKEVK; encoded by the coding sequence ATGCGTTTGACCACAACATATCCAAATCATAATTATCCGATTATCATTGAAAAAGATGCCTTTGAACAATTAGCCGATTTCACATCATCTTATCAACAAACCTTTGTCTTTGTTGACGAAAAAGTTTATGCAAAATGGCAAAATAAAATCGATTCATTCGTTAATGCACACCAATCCGTCTGCTTTCAAATTCCAGCAGGTGAACAAGTCAAATATATGTCGCATTATGAAGAATATGTTGAAGCCTTGCTTGCACACCAACCGACACGCAATACTTGTATAATCGCCGTTGGGGGTGGCGCGACAGGTGATTTTGTAGGCTTTCTAGCAGCCACTTTACTCAGAGGGGTCGATTTCATTCAAGTCCCTACAACGATTCTCGCACACGATTCAAGTATTGGCGGTAAAGTAGGGATCAATACACAACACGGTAAAAATTTAATTGGTGCATTCCATCGCCCAAAGGCAGTCCTATATGATTTAGCATTCTTAGATTCTTTACCTTTTTCAGAAGTCCTCAGTGGATTTGGTGAAGTCTATAAACATGCATTACTACAGAGCGAGGCAGCAGTCCGTGAACTTGAAAGTGTCTATTCGGACGCGGCGCAACTTCAGCAGCTTCATGAGATCGATCGTTTTTTAATCAGTGGGATTCAAACCAAACTTCAAATTGTGATCAATGATGAAAATGAACGTGGACAACGGCAATATTTGAATTTGGGTCATACATTCGGACATGCAATCGAATATGCACACCAAATGGCGCACGGTCATGCAGTGATGATAGGTATTGCGTTTCAATTTATTGTCGCAAACCATCTACTGCAAACACATTATCAAGTGTCACACGTTTTATCATATTTTAAATCACTCGGCTATCATTTGGATGTCATTGAAAAGTTTGAATTTGAACCGCTTCTCGATTTAATGTTACAAGACAAGAAAAACGATGCGCACGGTATACGTATGGTCCTCTTACAATCGATAGGTGAACCATGCGTACAGCATGTCGACATCCCACTTTTAAAACAAGCTTTACATGAATTAAAAGAACTTTACAAAGAGGTGAAGTAG
- the aroC gene encoding chorismate synthase, protein MLRFLTSGESHGPQLTVIIEGLPSNMLLDIDQLNQEMFKRQGGYGRGRRMQIEKDTVEIVSGVRHGYTLGSPVTIVIKNDDFTHWRKIMGAMPISSEEKENMKRVITKPRPGHADLVGGLKYSHRDLRNVLERSSARETAARVAVGAVCKQLLQQLDIQIYSRVIEIGGIKDDTDYDIETIIANEDSNDVRVINETVAQEIRNKIDTAKKEGDSLGGVVQVIVDHMPVGIGSYVHYDRKLDGRIAQSVASINAFKGVSFGEGFKVAEKLGSEVQDPIMFSETQGYYRASNHLGGLEGGMSNGMPIIVNGVMKPIPTLYKPLASVDIDSKTPFKATIERSDSCAVPAASVVCEHAVAYEIARSILEEFGSHDFSRLAQQVKERREHNHTF, encoded by the coding sequence TTGTTAAGATTTTTAACTTCTGGTGAATCACATGGTCCACAACTCACAGTCATCATCGAAGGGTTACCTTCCAATATGTTGCTCGATATTGATCAACTTAATCAAGAAATGTTTAAACGACAAGGGGGATACGGTAGAGGACGTCGCATGCAAATTGAAAAAGATACCGTAGAAATTGTGTCCGGTGTACGTCACGGATACACGTTAGGCAGTCCTGTGACAATTGTTATTAAAAACGATGACTTTACACATTGGCGAAAAATTATGGGCGCGATGCCCATCTCAAGTGAAGAAAAAGAAAATATGAAACGTGTCATCACAAAACCAAGACCTGGGCATGCCGATTTAGTTGGCGGTCTCAAATATAGTCATCGTGATTTACGTAATGTACTAGAACGCTCATCTGCGCGTGAAACGGCAGCTCGAGTTGCGGTTGGTGCTGTTTGTAAACAATTATTACAACAATTAGACATTCAAATATACAGTCGTGTCATTGAAATCGGTGGGATTAAAGATGATACAGACTATGATATTGAAACAATCATCGCTAATGAAGATAGTAATGATGTCCGGGTCATTAATGAAACCGTGGCGCAAGAAATCCGAAACAAAATTGATACCGCTAAAAAAGAGGGAGATTCCTTAGGCGGAGTCGTTCAAGTTATCGTTGACCACATGCCAGTGGGTATTGGCAGCTACGTTCACTATGACCGTAAACTCGATGGACGCATCGCACAAAGCGTAGCCAGTATTAATGCGTTTAAAGGCGTGAGCTTTGGAGAAGGCTTCAAAGTTGCCGAAAAATTAGGAAGCGAAGTGCAAGATCCTATTATGTTTTCTGAGACACAAGGATATTACAGAGCTTCAAACCACTTGGGCGGTTTAGAAGGGGGCATGTCAAATGGAATGCCCATTATCGTCAATGGTGTAATGAAACCGATACCGACTTTGTATAAACCACTTGCTTCTGTTGATATCGATTCAAAAACACCTTTTAAAGCGACGATTGAACGTTCTGATAGTTGTGCCGTTCCTGCTGCAAGTGTTGTATGTGAACATGCCGTTGCGTACGAAATCGCAAGAAGTATTTTAGAAGAGTTTGGCTCACATGATTTTTCACGACTTGCACAACAAGTCAAAGAAAGACGCGAACACAATCATACTTTTTAA
- the ndk gene encoding nucleoside-diphosphate kinase, which translates to MEKSFVMIKPDAVQRKLIGEIVQRIEQKGLKLVGAKLMTVPQSLAETHYGEHEGKPFYQSLISFITSAPVFAMVVEGENAVAVARHIIGSTNPTEATPGSIRGDLGLTVGRNVIHGSDSVESANREISLWFKDEEISSYQSPDEAWLYE; encoded by the coding sequence ATGGAAAAAAGTTTTGTAATGATTAAACCGGACGCGGTACAACGTAAATTGATTGGTGAAATTGTTCAACGCATCGAACAAAAAGGATTAAAACTTGTAGGTGCAAAATTAATGACAGTGCCTCAATCTTTAGCTGAAACGCATTATGGTGAACATGAAGGGAAACCTTTTTATCAATCATTGATATCATTCATTACATCTGCACCTGTCTTTGCAATGGTTGTAGAAGGTGAAAATGCAGTGGCAGTTGCACGCCATATTATCGGCAGTACGAATCCAACTGAAGCGACACCAGGTTCGATTCGTGGAGATTTAGGATTAACGGTTGGCCGTAACGTTATTCACGGTTCTGATTCAGTTGAATCGGCTAATCGAGAAATATCACTTTGGTTTAAAGATGAAGAAATTAGTTCATATCAATCACCAGATGAAGCATGGTTATATGAATAA
- a CDS encoding polyprenyl synthetase family protein: MSKLNLNQEIKKIEHTLKQLIQSDDSTLQDAAHHLLSSGGKRVRPLFVILSSHIGENPANDTAYRVATALELIHMATLVHDDVIDFSNKRRGKLTIEKKWDQPTAILTGNFLLARALEHLSYIEDPRIHQTLSRAIIEVCRGELFQFQDQFRAEQSITNYLRRINRKTALLIQLATEVGAISSGTDDLTIRKMRDMGHHIGMSFQIVDDVLDFTSTESELGKPVGSDLRNGHMTLPVLLEMRRDSDFKRKVAALTPDSPTEDFESCIDQIRQSEVIDASLKVSQQYLDKATAILETLPKNNIKPHFRKLIKRLQNRMN, from the coding sequence ATGTCAAAATTAAACTTGAATCAAGAAATTAAAAAAATTGAACATACGCTGAAGCAGTTGATTCAATCCGATGATTCAACATTGCAAGATGCTGCACATCACCTTTTATCATCAGGAGGAAAGCGCGTTCGACCACTATTTGTTATTTTAAGTAGTCATATTGGTGAAAATCCTGCAAATGATACGGCATATCGTGTGGCAACCGCTTTAGAACTGATTCATATGGCAACACTCGTTCATGATGATGTCATCGATTTTAGTAATAAACGAAGAGGGAAATTAACGATTGAAAAAAAGTGGGATCAGCCTACTGCCATTTTAACAGGGAACTTTTTACTTGCCCGTGCACTTGAGCATTTATCGTATATTGAAGACCCCCGCATTCACCAAACATTGTCACGCGCGATTATCGAAGTTTGTCGCGGTGAGCTTTTCCAATTTCAAGATCAATTTAGAGCGGAACAATCCATTACGAACTATTTGCGGCGGATTAATCGTAAAACTGCACTACTGATACAACTCGCAACTGAAGTTGGTGCGATCAGTTCTGGGACAGACGATTTAACAATACGCAAAATGAGAGATATGGGTCATCATATTGGGATGAGCTTTCAAATCGTGGATGATGTCCTTGACTTTACAAGTACTGAAAGCGAATTAGGAAAGCCTGTAGGAAGTGATTTGCGTAATGGTCATATGACGCTCCCTGTGCTTTTAGAAATGAGACGTGATTCAGATTTCAAACGAAAAGTTGCCGCATTAACACCCGATTCACCAACAGAAGATTTTGAAAGCTGTATCGATCAAATTCGTCAATCCGAAGTCATTGATGCATCCTTAAAAGTGAGTCAACAGTATTTAGATAAAGCAACAGCAATACTTGAAACATTGCCTAAAAATAATATTAAACCACATTTTAGAAAGTTAATAAAAAGATTACAAAACAGAATGAATTAA
- a CDS encoding demethylmenaquinone methyltransferase: MTKNKANKAQVHEVFQNISGKYDRLNNIISFEQHKVWRKKVMEEMKVQPGTIALDVCCGTADWTIALSQAVGPNGEVTGLDFSENMLKVGEEKTAHMDNIRLIQGDAMALPFDDDTFDYVTIGFGLRNIPDYMKALSELYRVAKPGGMVICLETSQPTMPIFKQGYKMYFKFIMPLFGKIFAKSKQEYEWLQQSAFDFPDRETLKSMFEAVNFENVKVHSFTGGVAAMHLAFKPEKK; this comes from the coding sequence ATGACTAAAAATAAGGCAAATAAAGCACAAGTCCATGAAGTATTTCAAAATATATCCGGTAAATACGATCGACTTAACAATATCATTAGCTTTGAACAACATAAAGTGTGGCGTAAAAAAGTAATGGAAGAAATGAAAGTACAACCTGGCACGATTGCATTAGATGTTTGTTGTGGAACTGCGGATTGGACCATCGCCTTAAGTCAAGCTGTCGGTCCAAACGGTGAAGTTACAGGACTAGACTTTAGTGAAAATATGTTAAAAGTAGGCGAAGAAAAAACGGCACATATGGACAATATACGCCTCATTCAAGGGGATGCAATGGCCTTACCTTTCGATGATGATACGTTTGACTATGTCACAATCGGCTTTGGTTTACGCAATATTCCCGACTATATGAAAGCTTTATCTGAACTCTACCGTGTCGCTAAACCAGGTGGCATGGTCATCTGCCTAGAAACAAGCCAACCTACAATGCCCATTTTCAAGCAAGGTTATAAAATGTATTTTAAATTTATCATGCCATTATTTGGGAAGATATTTGCGAAATCAAAACAAGAATATGAATGGTTGCAACAATCTGCATTTGATTTTCCAGATCGAGAAACATTGAAGTCTATGTTTGAAGCCGTTAACTTTGAAAATGTTAAGGTGCATAGCTTTACAGGTGGTGTCGCTGCAATGCACTTAGCTTTCAAACCCGAAAAGAAATAA
- a CDS encoding heptaprenyl diphosphate synthase component 1 — protein sequence MENTYESLQQQIDKQLYLLNQPKNIHINHHLSHLLDQLDIPFNAKLACLSIDTSMKHLDRISYYHYERDAILIGDLLSAHYYQLLADLKDVTLQLQMSQAIVKINELKSHVQHHGTSLSKTELLENILQIETLLVHILIMYYHPDKTFSEARNFLIEHLEIEHLSYLMGWSQAEIRDMIATLQNYIKQ from the coding sequence ATGGAGAATACTTATGAAAGTTTACAACAACAAATCGATAAACAACTATATTTACTCAATCAGCCTAAAAATATACATATCAATCATCATTTGAGTCATTTGTTAGATCAGCTTGACATCCCATTCAATGCAAAACTTGCATGTCTCTCAATTGATACATCTATGAAACATCTCGATCGAATTAGTTATTACCATTACGAACGAGACGCCATATTAATAGGGGATCTACTCAGTGCACATTACTATCAATTACTTGCGGATTTAAAGGATGTTACACTTCAGCTCCAAATGAGTCAAGCCATCGTAAAAATTAATGAATTAAAATCACATGTTCAACACCATGGCACATCACTTTCAAAAACTGAGTTACTTGAAAATATATTACAGATCGAAACGTTGTTAGTGCACATCTTAATCATGTATTATCATCCCGATAAAACATTTAGCGAAGCTCGAAATTTCTTAATCGAACATTTGGAAATTGAACATCTCAGTTATCTTATGGGTTGGAGTCAAGCTGAAATTCGCGATATGATTGCGACATTACAAAACTATATCAAACAGTAA
- a CDS encoding HU family DNA-binding protein yields MNKTDLINAVADQAELTKKDAGQAVDAVFESIQRSLAKGEKVQLIGFGNFEVRERAARKGRNPQTGKEIDIPASKVPAFKAGKALKDAVK; encoded by the coding sequence ATGAACAAAACTGACTTAATCAACGCTGTTGCTGACCAAGCTGAATTAACTAAAAAAGATGCTGGTCAAGCAGTTGATGCCGTTTTCGAATCAATTCAAAGATCACTAGCTAAAGGTGAAAAAGTACAATTAATCGGTTTCGGTAACTTTGAGGTACGTGAGCGTGCTGCTCGTAAAGGACGCAACCCTCAAACTGGTAAAGAGATTGACATTCCTGCAAGTAAAGTTCCAGCTTTCAAAGCAGGTAAAGCATTAAAAGATGCTGTTAAATAA
- the der gene encoding ribosome biogenesis GTPase Der: MTKPVVAIVGRPNVGKSTIFNRIVGERVSIVEDTPGVTRDRIYSSGDWLTHEFNVIDTGGIEIGDAPFQTQIRAQAEIAIDEADVIIFMVDVREGVTQNDEMVAQMLYKSKKPVVLAVNKVDNPEMRADIFDFYSLGFGEPFPLSGSHGLGLGDLLEEVAKHFKPETEDPYDEETIRLSLIGRPNVGKSSLINAILGEERVIVSNIAGTTRDAIDTAYSYDGQDYVLIDTAGMRKKGKVYESTEKYSVLRALKAIERSNVVLVVLDAEQGIIEQDKRVAGYAHEEGKAIVIVVNKWDTLEKDSNTMKKFMDEVRKNFQFLDYAQIAFVSAKERTRLRTLFPLIIEASENHKKRVQSSTLNEVITDAIGMNPTPTDKGRRLNIFYATQVAIEPPTFVVFVNDVELMHFSYKRYLENQIRQAFGFEGTPIHIIARKRN; the protein is encoded by the coding sequence ATGACGAAACCTGTAGTCGCTATCGTTGGACGTCCTAACGTTGGAAAATCTACAATTTTTAACCGTATCGTCGGTGAACGTGTATCTATTGTTGAAGATACACCGGGTGTGACTCGTGACCGGATTTATTCCAGTGGCGATTGGTTAACACATGAATTTAATGTTATAGATACAGGAGGCATCGAAATCGGCGATGCACCATTTCAAACCCAAATTCGTGCGCAAGCCGAAATTGCAATTGATGAAGCGGATGTCATTATTTTCATGGTAGATGTTCGTGAAGGTGTCACTCAAAACGATGAAATGGTGGCTCAAATGTTATACAAATCGAAAAAACCTGTCGTCTTAGCTGTGAATAAAGTTGATAATCCGGAAATGAGAGCGGATATATTCGATTTTTATTCACTAGGTTTTGGCGAACCGTTTCCACTTTCAGGCTCCCATGGCCTTGGACTTGGTGATTTATTAGAAGAAGTGGCTAAGCATTTCAAACCTGAAACGGAAGATCCTTACGATGAGGAAACAATCCGATTGTCACTCATAGGACGACCTAATGTTGGGAAGTCGAGTTTAATTAATGCCATCCTCGGTGAAGAACGCGTTATCGTTTCAAATATAGCTGGAACAACGCGTGATGCGATTGATACAGCTTATAGCTATGACGGCCAAGATTACGTACTTATCGACACAGCAGGCATGCGAAAAAAAGGGAAAGTTTATGAGTCCACAGAAAAATATTCTGTTTTACGTGCATTAAAAGCCATTGAACGGTCAAACGTAGTACTCGTTGTACTTGATGCAGAACAAGGCATTATCGAACAAGATAAACGTGTTGCAGGCTATGCACATGAAGAAGGTAAAGCCATTGTCATTGTTGTCAACAAGTGGGATACATTGGAAAAAGATAGCAATACCATGAAGAAATTTATGGACGAAGTAAGAAAAAACTTCCAATTTTTAGATTATGCACAAATTGCATTTGTTTCAGCTAAAGAACGAACACGCTTACGTACTTTATTCCCATTAATTATTGAAGCAAGTGAAAATCACAAAAAACGGGTTCAAAGCTCAACACTTAATGAAGTCATTACTGATGCCATTGGTATGAATCCGACACCGACAGACAAAGGACGACGTCTCAATATTTTTTATGCCACACAAGTGGCGATTGAACCGCCAACATTTGTCGTCTTTGTTAACGATGTTGAACTCATGCACTTTTCTTATAAGCGTTATCTAGAAAATCAAATCCGACAAGCCTTTGGATTCGAAGGTACACCGATACACATAATTGCGCGTAAACGAAATTAA
- the rpsA gene encoding 30S ribosomal protein S1, producing MMTEEFNESMINDIKEGDKVTGEVQQIEDKHVVVHVNGGKFNGIIPISQLSTYHVENANEVVKVGDEVEAYVTKIEVDDDNESGSYILSKRKLEEEKSYEYLQEKLDRNETIEAKVTEVVKGGLVVDVGQRGFIPASLISTDYIEDFSDYEGRVLELKVEELEPEKNRVILSRKAVEAEENEKKKAELLQSIKAGDVIEGKVARLTNFGAFIDLGGVDGLVHVSELSHEHVKSPEEVVSIGDTVKVKVRSVEQDSERVSLSIKDTLPSPFETIQDKYSEGDIVEGKVMRLASFGAFVEIASGLQGLVHISEISHKHIGTPGEVLEPGQVVQVKILGINPEEERISLSIKAATPEEEVSQASEETTQQYTQSTNEAENNPTLGDVFGDKLKNLDL from the coding sequence ATGATGACTGAAGAATTCAATGAATCAATGATTAATGACATTAAAGAGGGCGATAAGGTTACCGGAGAAGTACAACAAATTGAAGATAAGCACGTTGTTGTCCATGTTAATGGCGGTAAATTCAACGGCATTATCCCTATTAGCCAACTTTCAACTTATCATGTCGAAAATGCAAATGAAGTCGTTAAAGTTGGGGATGAAGTTGAAGCGTATGTAACTAAAATCGAAGTAGATGATGACAATGAATCAGGTAGTTACATCCTTTCAAAACGAAAATTAGAAGAAGAAAAATCTTATGAATATTTACAAGAAAAATTAGATCGAAATGAAACCATCGAAGCAAAAGTGACAGAAGTTGTTAAAGGTGGTTTAGTCGTAGATGTAGGACAACGCGGCTTTATCCCTGCATCACTCATTTCAACAGATTATATTGAAGATTTCTCTGACTATGAAGGTCGCGTGCTTGAATTAAAAGTTGAAGAACTTGAACCTGAAAAAAACCGCGTCATCTTAAGTCGTAAAGCGGTTGAAGCAGAAGAAAACGAAAAGAAAAAGGCTGAATTATTACAATCCATCAAAGCTGGTGATGTGATTGAAGGTAAAGTTGCACGTTTAACTAACTTTGGTGCTTTTATTGACCTCGGTGGTGTAGATGGACTCGTTCACGTTTCTGAGTTATCACACGAGCATGTCAAATCACCAGAAGAAGTTGTATCCATTGGCGATACAGTTAAAGTGAAAGTGCGTTCAGTTGAGCAAGATTCCGAACGTGTTTCTTTATCAATTAAAGATACTTTACCTAGTCCTTTCGAAACAATTCAAGACAAGTATAGCGAAGGCGACATTGTGGAAGGTAAAGTGATGCGATTAGCCTCATTTGGTGCATTTGTTGAAATTGCGAGTGGTTTACAAGGCTTAGTCCACATTTCAGAAATTAGCCATAAACATATTGGTACACCTGGTGAAGTACTTGAACCTGGTCAAGTGGTACAAGTTAAAATTTTAGGTATCAATCCTGAAGAAGAACGTATTTCGCTTTCTATCAAGGCAGCAACACCAGAAGAGGAAGTATCACAAGCTTCAGAAGAAACAACACAACAATACACGCAATCCACAAATGAAGCTGAAAACAACCCAACTTTAGGTGATGTTTTTGGTGACAAACTTAAAAATTTAGACTTATAA
- the cmk gene encoding (d)CMP kinase produces the protein MKAINIALDGPAAAGKSTIAKRVAAQLGMIYVDTGAMYRAITYYYLNHKNQFTHFSELIAQIDLRLGYDATKGQRVYINNTDVTDFLRENDVTQNVSYVSSIKEVRQYLVEAQQNLAAKKGIVMDGRDIGTTVLPNAEVKVYMVASVDERAERRFKDNQERGISSSIEQLKQDIAERDAYDMNRDISPLRKAEDAIEIDTTGLSIEQVTDKILALVNAL, from the coding sequence ATGAAAGCGATTAATATTGCATTAGATGGACCAGCAGCTGCAGGAAAAAGCACCATTGCTAAACGTGTGGCTGCACAATTAGGTATGATTTATGTGGACACGGGGGCAATGTATCGTGCAATCACCTATTATTATTTAAATCACAAAAATCAATTCACGCATTTTAGTGAACTGATTGCACAAATCGATTTAAGATTAGGCTATGATGCAACGAAAGGACAACGTGTCTACATCAATAATACTGATGTGACAGATTTCCTACGTGAAAATGACGTCACTCAAAATGTATCCTATGTCTCTTCAATTAAAGAAGTACGTCAATATTTAGTTGAAGCTCAACAAAACCTTGCAGCAAAAAAAGGAATTGTAATGGATGGAAGAGATATCGGGACGACTGTACTTCCTAATGCCGAAGTAAAGGTTTATATGGTCGCTTCAGTAGACGAAAGAGCTGAACGTCGTTTTAAAGACAATCAAGAAAGAGGCATCTCATCATCTATCGAACAACTCAAACAAGACATTGCGGAAAGAGATGCATATGATATGAACCGAGACATTTCACCATTAAGGAAAGCAGAAGATGCCATCGAAATCGATACGACAGGTTTGAGTATCGAACAGGTGACAGATAAAATTCTTGCTTTGGTGAATGCACTGTAA
- a CDS encoding asparaginase, whose amino-acid sequence MKNLLVIHTGGTISMSEDESNRVMTTDDNPITHHQDVIKQYANIDEVMPFNVPSPHMTIDHVKILKDIIEKPEHLSQYDGFVITHGTDTLEETAFLLDLTISTSKPVVITGAMRSSNEIGSDGLYNFIAAIRVAIENESAGKGVMVVFNDEIHTARNVTKTHTSNTNTFQSPNHGPLGVITKSGVYFHHRPYERQYLSNIDPLLHIPLIKAHMGMGSEMLNFYADCEVDGIVIEALGQGNLPPTAMPGLNACLNKKIPILLVSRSFNGIVSAVYAYEGGGHQLFEKGVIFSNGLNGQKARLKLLVALSNGFQHEQIQDYFNI is encoded by the coding sequence ATGAAAAATTTATTAGTCATCCATACAGGCGGAACAATTAGTATGTCAGAAGATGAATCGAATCGTGTGATGACGACTGATGACAACCCGATAACGCACCACCAAGATGTCATAAAGCAGTATGCAAACATAGATGAAGTCATGCCTTTTAATGTTCCCTCTCCACATATGACGATTGACCATGTGAAAATTTTAAAGGACATCATAGAAAAACCTGAACATCTTTCACAATATGACGGCTTTGTCATCACACATGGAACAGATACGTTAGAAGAAACAGCTTTTCTATTAGATCTCACTATTTCAACATCTAAACCGGTCGTCATTACTGGCGCTATGCGTTCTTCAAATGAAATCGGCTCAGATGGATTATATAACTTCATCGCGGCCATTCGTGTTGCAATTGAAAATGAATCGGCCGGAAAAGGTGTGATGGTCGTTTTTAATGATGAGATTCACACAGCTCGAAATGTTACAAAAACGCATACGTCAAATACCAACACATTTCAAAGTCCGAATCATGGTCCACTTGGTGTAATTACCAAATCAGGTGTCTATTTTCACCATCGACCGTATGAGCGACAATATTTATCAAATATTGACCCCTTGCTTCATATTCCTTTAATTAAAGCGCATATGGGAATGGGTAGCGAAATGCTGAATTTTTATGCGGATTGCGAGGTAGATGGCATCGTGATTGAAGCGCTTGGTCAAGGAAACCTGCCGCCCACTGCGATGCCAGGGTTAAATGCATGCCTGAACAAAAAAATTCCGATTCTCCTTGTATCCAGATCGTTTAATGGGATTGTCAGTGCAGTGTATGCGTATGAAGGGGGTGGCCACCAATTATTTGAAAAAGGTGTCATCTTCTCGAATGGACTTAATGGTCAAAAAGCGAGACTGAAATTACTCGTAGCCTTAAGTAATGGTTTTCAACATGAGCAGATTCAAGATTACTTTAATATATAG